TCGGGTTGCGGCGCCATCTCGGTGGTGAGAAGCGCATACCTCGCGCCGGAGGGCAGGCGCAGGTCCTTCAGGAAGCGGCGCATCGAGCGGATCGGCTTGCCCATACGGCCGGGCGAGCTGAACACGTACAGGTCGGCCGGTGAGAGTTCCTTCGGATTCACGTCTGCGATGTGATGGACATCGACCGTCGCGCCCCGGGTCGTCATGCGCTCCTTGAATCCCTCGGCGGCCGTGGCCCCGTTGCCGTACTTCGAAGCGTGCATGTACTCGATCTTCACGACGTTCCCCCCTTCCGCTCGAGGGCGGTCGAAGACCCTCACCCTCACGGTGGCAGGGCGCGGGGTGCGGCACCTAGGGCCTTCGGACCTCCATCGGCCGGACGTTCCGCGAGGGGGCAGCGTGCCCCCGGCGGCCGGATCAGGCCTTCGGTCGGGTGCGGCGGCGTTCCTCAGAGATCGCGTGTGCGGCGCTCGCGGCCTGGGGAAGCCCGGTCACCGTGGCGAGGAACTCCTCCTGGTCCAGAGCCCACACGGCGCCGTCGCTCGTGGCGCGCACGGTGGCGGTGCGCGGCACGTCGTGCAGCAGCGCGATCTCGCCGAAGTAGTCGCCCTCGACGGCGGTGGCGATCGCCTCGCCGTCGCGGACGATCTCGAACGACCCGGCATCGACCGCGTAGAAGCGGTCCCCGATGTCGCCCTGGCGGATCACCTCGGTTCCCGAGGGCACCCTGATCAGGTCGAGCTGCCGGGCGATGCGCTCGAGATCCAGCGGTGGCAGCGGCGCGAACATCGGGATCCGGCGCAGCAGCGCCAGCTGGCGCTCGGGCACCACGGTGCGCTCGTCGATGCGACGCAGCCCGGGGAGTGTCGCGAGCGCGGCCACGAGCATCACTCCGCCGCAGGCGGCGAATGCAGGCCCGAGCCCGAGCCATCGCTCGAGCAGGGGTGCGGCCGCGGCACCCGCACCGTACCCGAGGAGCCAGAGCGCCTCGACCGCGCCGAACACGCGTGTGAGCACGTCGCCGCGCACGGTGCGCTGCAACAGCGTGCGGCAGAGAACGTCCATCAGCGTGATCGCCGATCCGTACACGATCGAGGCGATCGTGACGACGAGCACCGTGGCCGTCACGCCGTAGAGCACCGCGCTCACCGTGAACCACGCGGCCGAAAGCACGATCGCCAATGCGAGACGCCGCCGGGCCGCGAGCACGACCGATGCGGCGGCGCCCACGAGGAGCCCGACGCTGATCATCGTCGTCACGTAGCCCACGCCCGGATCGCCGAGCGCGAGCTCCTCGAGCGCGAGCGGCACCGTGAGCACACCGACCGCCCCCACCGTCGCGGTGAGCACCGCGGTGATCGCAACGGGCGGTCGCGCGTCGGGCGACCGCACCACCGTCGTGAGGCCGTGCCACGCGTCGGTGAGCAGGGACCAGGGCCGGAACGCCTCTCGAGCACGTGCATCAGTTGGGGCGTGCACCCCGAGCGTGGTCACGACCGCGAGGAAGAGCGAGAGGGCGGCGAGCCCGTACACGGCGCCGGCGCCCGAGACCGCGAGCATCACTGTGGAGGCGATCGATCCGATCGTGCCCCCGACGCCTTCCATCAGCGACGAGACGGAGTTGGCGGCGGCGAGCTCCTCAGGCGTGCGGGCGAGCCCAGGCAGCAGCGCGTGGTGGTTCGGCCGGCCGGTCGTGTACGTGATCGCCGCGAGCGTTGCGAGCCCGTACACGAGAACAGCGGCGGCGTCGGTGGCGATCGCGATGCCGACCGCGGCGGTCGTGACCGCCTGGGCGAGGTACCCGAACCGCACGACCCGCTCCTTCGGGAACCGATCGCCGAGCGAGGCCACCAGCGGGGCGAGGATGCCGGCGGGCACCATCAGCAAGATCGTGACGAACCCGGCTGCCCGCGTGCCCCCACGATCGAACGCGTAGACGAGGATCGCCACCCACATCGCGGGTTCCGCGACGTTGAACAACAGGAACGCCAGCTCCATGCGGGTGATGGGCCTGTTCCCGAGCACGCCCCTGAGGGCGCGGAGCGGCGGACCGAGGTGCGCGAGCAGCCGGTTCACGCACGGAGGGTACGCGTCGGCGAACTCGGCTCGCAGCCGCGGGTCGGGGGCGGGATCGTCAATTCCCCGGCGACACGCAGACGTTGAGCAGCGCGGTCAGCAGGATCGAGGCGACGACCGAGATCACGATCATCGTGAGGCAGCCCAGCCCCCCTCCGAGGGGGCGGATGTCCCAGCGGCCGATGCGCATGCTGCGGGCCTCCTCTCAGCTGATGCCCTGCGACATCGGTATCACGTGATGCGGCTCGGGGTCGCACCTTGCCTCCGCAACTCGGCAGGGACCTCC
This genomic interval from Actinomycetota bacterium contains the following:
- a CDS encoding MFS transporter yields the protein MNRLLAHLGPPLRALRGVLGNRPITRMELAFLLFNVAEPAMWVAILVYAFDRGGTRAAGFVTILLMVPAGILAPLVASLGDRFPKERVVRFGYLAQAVTTAAVGIAIATDAAAVLVYGLATLAAITYTTGRPNHHALLPGLARTPEELAAANSVSSLMEGVGGTIGSIASTVMLAVSGAGAVYGLAALSLFLAVVTTLGVHAPTDARAREAFRPWSLLTDAWHGLTTVVRSPDARPPVAITAVLTATVGAVGVLTVPLALEELALGDPGVGYVTTMISVGLLVGAAASVVLAARRRLALAIVLSAAWFTVSAVLYGVTATVLVVTIASIVYGSAITLMDVLCRTLLQRTVRGDVLTRVFGAVEALWLLGYGAGAAAAPLLERWLGLGPAFAACGGVMLVAALATLPGLRRIDERTVVPERQLALLRRIPMFAPLPPLDLERIARQLDLIRVPSGTEVIRQGDIGDRFYAVDAGSFEIVRDGEAIATAVEGDYFGEIALLHDVPRTATVRATSDGAVWALDQEEFLATVTGLPQAASAAHAISEERRRTRPKA